A single region of the Methanobrevibacter boviskoreani JH1 genome encodes:
- a CDS encoding LOG family protein: MKICLYGAGSKNIAEKYKKEAYELGKEIAKRNHQLVYGGGDTGIMGATSRGVIDNGGKVLGIAPEWMTDYEGLCKDCSRFIHTKTMDDRKTLFLKHSDAFIVAPGGIGTLDEFFEILTLRRLERHDKKIVIFNSHGFYNHLLSMMDFLFNEKVLVDNIYDMFHVANSIDEVFKYLED, encoded by the coding sequence ATGAAAATCTGTCTTTATGGTGCTGGAAGTAAGAACATTGCCGAGAAATACAAGAAAGAGGCATATGAATTAGGAAAGGAAATAGCTAAAAGAAACCATCAACTGGTCTATGGTGGAGGAGACACCGGAATAATGGGTGCCACCTCAAGGGGTGTTATCGACAATGGTGGAAAGGTTCTGGGAATTGCCCCGGAATGGATGACCGACTATGAGGGATTATGTAAGGATTGCAGCAGGTTTATACATACAAAGACCATGGATGATAGGAAAACATTATTTTTAAAACATTCAGACGCATTCATCGTTGCACCTGGTGGCATAGGCACACTTGATGAATTCTTTGAGATACTTACATTAAGAAGACTTGAAAGACATGACAAGAAGATAGTCATCTTCAATAGCCACGGATTCTACAACCACCTGCTTTCAATGATGGATTTCCTATTTAATGAGAAAGTTTTAGTTGACAATATATATGACATGTTCCATGTAGCCAACAGTATTGATGAGGTATTTAAATATTTAGAGGATTGA
- a CDS encoding nitroreductase family protein produces the protein MSLIDVMKNRRSIRKYTDEDIPEEKLEKIIQAGLLAPTSRNRKPCNFMVVKDRETLNKLSKSKRTGSKMLKGANTAIVVYADSDKADTWIEDSSIALSYMNLMAEEQAIGSCWVQIHLRKTGINKNSEDYVRELFDLDGKYRIVGILSLGVPDKKPDGHDLSDLDYDKVEYV, from the coding sequence ATGTCATTGATCGATGTGATGAAAAACAGACGTAGTATTAGAAAATATACCGATGAGGATATTCCGGAGGAGAAACTGGAAAAGATCATACAGGCAGGTCTTCTTGCACCTACAAGCCGTAATAGAAAACCATGCAATTTTATGGTGGTTAAGGATAGGGAAACATTAAATAAGTTATCCAAATCTAAAAGAACAGGTTCAAAAATGCTTAAAGGTGCAAATACCGCAATAGTGGTATATGCGGATTCTGATAAGGCGGATACCTGGATTGAGGATTCCTCTATTGCATTAAGCTATATGAATCTCATGGCTGAGGAGCAGGCTATCGGATCCTGTTGGGTTCAAATACATCTAAGAAAAACAGGAATCAATAAAAATTCCGAGGATTACGTAAGGGAATTATTTGATCTTGACGGGAAATACAGAATAGTTGGAATTCTATCATTAGGTGTGCCAGATAAGAAGCCTGATGGACATGATTTGTCCGATTTGGACTATGATAAAGTAGAATATGTCTAA